A portion of the Halogeometricum sp. S1BR25-6 genome contains these proteins:
- a CDS encoding M48 family metallopeptidase, with translation MVSQAAISLVALLVGTQVLFTVLDALNLRHGARAVRESASWVRETLGVDDPERMLSYQRSKTALSRAQSWVGVLVVLAVVVSGLFGDAVALLTETGLPTVAQGVALLVAAGVLARLFGAPFDLYETFVLEERFGFNNQTPALWLRDFLVGAVLSAALAGALGGIVLFVVDRLPTLWPAAGWAVVVGFSLLMMVVYPRFVAPLFNDFDPVESGPLRDAVDDVFERAGFDCEQVYEMDASRRSSHSNAYFVGFGRAKRVVLFDTLVEQMDREAVQAVLAHELAHWKRGHIWKQLAASAVQTGLAFAFLWWVTTSRWVYAAFGLPEVTYAALAVGLLYVGPLFSLASPLTNRLSLAHEREADDFAARVMGESESMTRALATLAGENLSNPFPHPWYAAFHYSHPPIPERMRRLREGSGEGESEENEGPSGPASSV, from the coding sequence ATGGTGTCGCAAGCGGCGATCTCCTTGGTCGCCCTCCTCGTCGGGACGCAGGTTCTCTTTACGGTGTTGGACGCGCTGAACCTCAGACACGGCGCCCGCGCGGTCCGCGAGTCGGCGTCGTGGGTGCGCGAGACGCTCGGCGTCGACGATCCCGAGCGGATGCTCTCCTACCAGCGGTCGAAGACGGCGCTCTCCAGAGCGCAGTCGTGGGTCGGCGTCCTCGTCGTCCTCGCCGTCGTCGTCTCCGGCCTGTTCGGCGACGCGGTGGCGCTCCTGACCGAGACCGGACTGCCGACCGTCGCGCAAGGGGTCGCCCTCCTCGTCGCCGCCGGCGTCCTCGCGCGCCTGTTCGGCGCGCCGTTCGACCTCTACGAGACGTTCGTCCTCGAAGAGCGGTTCGGGTTCAACAACCAGACGCCGGCGCTGTGGCTCCGCGACTTTCTCGTCGGCGCCGTCCTCTCGGCGGCGCTGGCGGGCGCCCTCGGCGGCATCGTCCTGTTCGTCGTCGACCGCCTACCGACGCTGTGGCCCGCGGCCGGATGGGCCGTCGTCGTCGGCTTCTCGCTCCTGATGATGGTGGTCTACCCGCGGTTCGTCGCGCCCCTGTTCAACGACTTCGACCCCGTGGAGTCGGGGCCGCTCCGAGACGCCGTCGACGACGTGTTCGAGCGCGCGGGGTTCGACTGCGAACAGGTGTACGAGATGGACGCCAGCCGCCGCTCCTCGCACTCGAACGCCTACTTCGTCGGCTTCGGGCGGGCGAAGCGGGTGGTGCTGTTCGACACCTTAGTCGAGCAGATGGACCGCGAGGCCGTACAGGCCGTGCTGGCGCACGAACTCGCCCACTGGAAGCGCGGGCACATCTGGAAGCAACTCGCCGCCTCGGCGGTGCAGACGGGGCTGGCGTTCGCCTTCCTCTGGTGGGTCACGACCTCTCGGTGGGTGTACGCGGCGTTCGGACTCCCCGAGGTGACGTACGCCGCCCTCGCCGTCGGCCTGCTCTACGTCGGTCCGCTGTTCTCGCTGGCGTCGCCGCTGACCAATCGACTGTCGCTGGCGCACGAACGGGAGGCCGACGACTTCGCCGCGCGGGTGATGGGCGAGTCCGAGTCGATGACGCGGGCGTTGGCGACGCTCGCCGGCGAGAACCTGAGCAACCCGTTCCCGCACCCGTGGTACGCCGCGTTCCACTACTCGCACCCGCCGATTCCCGAGCGGATGCGGCGGTTGCGCGAGGGGAGCGGCGAGGGCGAGTCGGAGGAGAACGAAGGACCGTCGGGGCCGGCGAGCAGCGTCTGA